The DNA window TTGGCTTGGCGAGCGCAATCCCAATCCCGCCGGGATCGGCTTTTATTACCTCGACCATCTCACTCACAATGTCTTCCGCGGCAACATGGACAAGTGGTGGGATTTCTACCGCAATCTGTTCAATTTCAAGCAGATCCACTTCTTCGACATCGATGGGCGCATCACCGGTCTGGTCAGCCGCGCCATCACCTCGCCCTGCGGCAAAATCCGCATCCCGTTGAATGAATCGAAGGACGACACCAGCCAGATCGAGGAATATCTGAAGAAGTACCGGGGCGAGGGCATTCAGCACATCGCCGTTGGAACGGAGGATATTTACGAAGCGACCGACCGCCTGGCCGATAATGGCCTGCGCTTCATGCCGGGGCCTCCCGAGACCTATTACGACATGTCCTATGAACGGGTGAACGGCCATAGCGAGCCGGTCGACCGCATGAAGAAGCACGGCATCCTGATCGACGGCGAAGGCGTGGTAAACGGCGGCATGACAAAGATCCTGCTGCAGATCTTCTCCAAGACGGTGATCGGCCCGATCTTCTTCGAATTCATCCAGCGAAAGGGCGATGAGGGCTTCGGCGAAGGCAATTTCCGGGCGCTTTTCGAGTCGATCGAGGCCGATCAGATCAAGCGTGGTGTCATCGGCACGGCAGCGGAGTAAACTCTACGGCGCAGTGGAGTTCTCGGGGAGGAGTTGAGATGGACCAGACATCGATCCAGGCTGCCGACGCGGAAGCGACGACGGCAAGCACACTGAAATATATGCCGGGCTTCGGCAACGATTTCGAGACGGAGTCGCTGCCCGGCGCCTTGCCGCAGGGCCAGAACAGCCCGCAGAAATGCAATTACGGTCTTTATGCCGAACAGCTTTCCGGCTCGCCCTTCACCGCGCCGCGCGGCACGAATGAAAGATCCTGGCTATATCGCATTCGCCCTAGCGTGCGTCACACCCGCCGCTTCTCGAACGTCTCCTATCCGCTCTGGAAAACCGCGCCCTGCCTGGACGAACATTCGCTGCCTCTCGGCCAGCTTCGCTGGGATCCCATCCCCGCGCCTGAGGAGAAGCTGACCTTCCTGGAAGGAGTGCGGACGATGACCACGGCAGGCGATGCCGTGACTCAGGTCGGCATGTCGGCGCATGCCTATGTTTTCAACGAAGACATGGTCGACGATTATTTCTTCAACGCCGACGGCGAACTGCTGATCGTGCCGCAGCTCGGCGCCATCAGAGTGTTCACCGAAATGGGCATCATGGACGTCGAGCCCTTGGAAATATGCCTCGTTCCCCGTGGCATGATGTTCAAGATCACGACAGTCGGCGAGCAGGCGGTTTGGCGCGGCTATATCTGCGAGAACTACGGCGCGAAATTTACGCTGCCGGACCGCGGACCGATCGGCGCCAACTGCCTGGCGAACCCGCGCGACTTCAAGACGCCTGTCGCCGCTTTCGAGGACAAGGAAAAAACCTGCCGCGTCCATGTGAAATGGTGCGGCAAATTCTATGTCACTGAAATCGGCCACTCGCCCCTTGATGTGGTTGCCTGGCACGGCAACTACGCGCCCTACAAGTACGACTTGCGGACGTTTTCGCCGGTTGGCGCCATCAGCTTCGATCATCCCGACCCGTCGATCTTTTCGGTTCTGACTGCGCCTACCGAAGATGCAGGCACGGCGAATGTCGATTTCGTGATCTTTCCGCCGCGGTGGCTGGTCGCCGAGCACACCTTCCGCCCGCCCTGGTACCACCGCAACATCATGAGCGAGTTCATGGGCCTGATCCATGGCCAGTATGACGCCAAGGAGGAGGGCTTCGTGCCAGGGGGGATCAGCTTGCACAACATGATGCTTCCCCACGGACCTGATGCGCTCGCCTTCGAAAAGGCATCCAATGCCGAGCTTAAAGCGGTGAAGCTCGATCACACCATGGCCTTCATGTTCGAGACCCGCTACCCACAGCAGCTGACCAAATATGCAGCCGAGCTCGAAACGCTGCAGGATGATTATCTCGAATGCTGGGACGGATTGGAACGCAAGTTCGACGGGACACCGGGCATCAAGTGACAGGATCGGCGAAGCTTCCTCCGGCATTGGAATTGACAGATGAAACTTGCGACTTTGAAGGATTCCACCAGGGACGGCCGCCTCGTCGTCGTGTCCCGCGATCTGACCCGCTGTTCGGAGGTGGGCCACATCGCCCGCACCCTGCAGGCGGCGCTCGATGACTGGGAGCATGTCGCTCCGAGGCTTCGGCTGGTTGCCGAAGGCATCGAGACGGGAGCTCAGCCGACCATGCGGTTTCACGAACATGACGCCGCATCGCCTTTGCCGCGGGCGTATCAATGGGCCGATGGTTCCGCCTACGTCAACCATGTGGAACTGGTGCGTAAGGCGCGCGGAGCCGAGATGCCGGCGAGCTTCTGGACCGATCCACTGATGTATCAAGGCGGTTCGGACGGTTTTCTTGCGCCGCGCGATCCAATCCTGATGGAGGACGAAGCCTATGGGATAGACATGGAAGGAGAGGTTGCCGTCATCACCGGCGACGTCGCCATGGGGGCGAGCCCGGAAGCCGCCCGCCGCGCCATTCGTCTGGTGATGCTCGTCAACGACGTGTCGCTGCGCGGCCTGATCCCGGAGGAGCTGGCCAAGGGGTTTGGCTTCTTCCAGTCCAAGCCGGCCTCTGCATTCTCGCCCGTCGCGGTGACGCCGGACGAGCTCGAAGAGGCGTGGGATGGCGGCAAGCTGCACTTGCCTCTGCTTGTGAGCCTGAACGGCAGACTATTCGGCAAGGCGAATGCCGGCATCGACATGACATTCGATTTCGGCCAACTGCTCGCCCATGCGGCCAAGACCCGCCACCTCGTGGCCGGAACGATTATCGGCTCCGGCACGGTCTCTAACAAGCTCGACGGCGGCCCCGGCAAGCCCGTGGAAGCGGGAGGAGACGGCTATTCCTGCATTGCCGAACTGAGGATGATTGAGGCCATCGAGAGCGGTGAGGCGAAGACGCCCTTCATGAAGTTCGGCGACCGGGTCCGCATCGAGATGAGGGATCATGCCGGCCATTCTATCTTCGGCGCGATCGAGCAGACCGTCGGAAAATACGAGGGAGCCGACCCGCGATGAGGGAGGTGGTTCTCTACGACTATTGGAGATCGTCGGCGAGTTACCGCGTCCGAATCGCGCTCAACCTGTTGGATATTGACTATCGGACGATTCCGATCAACCTGCTGGACGGCGCGCATAAGGCGGCGGATTATCTCAGGCTCAACCCGCAGGGCCTCGTGCCGACATTGGTGATTGATGGCAAAACGCTGACGCAGTCGCTGGCGATCATCGAGTATCTCGCCGAGCTTCGGCCGGAATACGGATTGCTGCCGTCGGACGGCCTCGACCGCCAGCATGTGCGTGCGCTTTCATATGCGATCGCCATGGACATCCATCCGATCTGCAACCTGCATGTCGTCTCGCATCTTAAGACGCTGACCGACAAGGCCGAGGCTCGCGAGGAATGGATGAAGCATTTCATCGGCGATGGACTTCGCAAGCTGGAGATCATGCTCGGCGAATCCTATAGCGCGTTCAGCTTTGGCGGCAAGCCAACGATGGCGGACCTCTGTCTCGTTCCCCAAGTCTACAATGCCCGCCGCTGGGGAGTGGATATGACCACTTTCAGTCGCATCGCCGACATCGACGCCAGATGCGCCGAACTCCCCGCCTTCCAGGCAGCGCATCCGGATCGCGTAAAACCGTAGTAACTACTCGTCTCGCCACGAAGAGAATATCGCAGCCTGGCCCAACAGCTTGCCCGCTTCATCGATGAGTTGCCAGACAGTGAAGTTGTCGACCCAGAAACGGCGGCGCGATTTCGCGACCCTGAGGCCGCGTCCGTTGTCGACGAAACCATCGCGCGTGACGGCATCGAGCAGCCGCTGGCGTTCGGCGCGATCAGGCTGCTCGGCCGAAAGTCGCGACGGCAGCAAGATGAATTCGTCCCAGCTATATTCGAAGCAGTTCTGCGCAGTCCTGTTTGCATAGATGAAGCGCGGGTCGGGCAGGGTATTGTGGGCGAGGACCACGAAAGGCGCATGATTGTAGAGCCAGTCCGGCCCTTGCCCACCCTCGATAAGAGCGCGGCCGACGATGCGCTGGTAGCTGCCGGTAAGAAGAGAGAAGAAATCGGGATCATTCTTCAGGTCGAGGGCGTGATTGTCATAGGTAGAAGTCACGAACGGCCTCGTGGTCAAATGTGTCGGTGCAGGCGACATAGCCAATATCGATTGCAGGCGTCTATGACGCCTTCGGGACTGCGAAGGGCCGGCATTTACCTTGTCTCATCACTTCTGATTGTGACGCTTGCCAGAAGATCGCCCTTGTGCATTGATCTTGAGCTGCTGGGGCAGCTGTCAACATTCTCTGCGAAGCTATTGTTGTTCGGACCGTAATTGGCATGGGCAAGGGACCCGATACGCTGCGGGCGTGCAAACGGCGCGACGAACTCGGTCCGCTGCTCAATCGCGCCGACTGGTGCTACTGGGAGTGGCACAAATGCGATGCCAACTCTCGGAGGTACGCAGAGTAGATATTGCCGGTCTGCAGGCAGCGACCGCAAAGTTCGGCAGCTTGCCTGAAGGAAAAGATCGGTGAAAACTCACATTCCTCAGTGAGGCCGAGCATGTCGGAAGATGAGCATGCCCCATCGAATGCTGTCTTTTCGGGATCCGATGAGCCCGAGAAGCCCGCTGAGCGCTTTAAACTCGGCCTCTGCCTTTCGGGCGGCGGCTATCGGGCCATGCTTTTCCATGCGGGATCGCTCGCGAGGCTCAACGAGGCTGGTCTTCTGGCGAAGCTCGATATGATTTCATCTGTCTCTGGCGGATCTATCGCATCTGGTCTGTTGGCCTATGTGTGGCCACGGCTGGTGTTCCAAAACGACGTCGCCGTCAACTTCAGGACGGAATACGTGGATCGCATTCTCGCCTTCAGCCAGGTGTTTGCGGATGGACCGAGCTTCCTGAAAGGGGTGTTCAATCCGTTCTCGAGCGCGGCCGAGGAAGCCGCCAAACTCTATGAGCGACATCTATTCGATGGAAAGTCGCCAACCCTCAGAGATCTTCCACGCTCGCCCTGGTTCGTATTTTGTTCCAGCAATCTCAGCACTGGTTCGCTCTTCCGAATGTCGAACCGCTATATCGCGGATTACCGGATCGGGGTGTCGTTTCATCCCGCACTTTCGCTCGCGACCGCGGTTGCCGCTTCGGCGGCGTTCCCTCCCGTGCTGTCGCCGCTGCGATTGGAGCTGTCGCAGTTCCCCTGGAAAAGAGAAAAGCTCGATGACACCGTTGGCGATCCCGTTGCGCCGGAAAGGGCCATATTGAGCGACGGCGGCGTTTACGACAATCACGGCATCGAGCCGGCGCTGAAACGCTGCGAATGCCTGCTCGTCAGCGACGCCGGCGCGCCTTGGCGGACGTCCACCCGCGGATACTGGAACTATCTCTCCCAGCTCAACCGGGTGGTCGATACGATGGACAATCAGGTGCGGTCGTTAAGGCGGCGAGACCTGATCGGCGGCTTCAAGGCTGCAAAACGAGCCGAGACCCTCGGTCTCGACGATTTCTCGAAATCGGCTCTGCGCGCAAGAACGCGCGGCGTCTATTGGTCGATCGACAGCAAGGATGCCGAGCTCAAGCCATATGCCTCTTACACGCTGCCGGAGTCATCGGTCGTTCCCTCCGAGATCGGCACCTACCTTCATTTCCTCGGAGCGAGAGAAACGGAGCATCTGACGAACTGGGGGCACTACGTGTGCGATGCGATGCTCAACCGGTTCTATCCAGCACCCCTGGCCCCCTCGTCCGGACCGCCGTTGTCCGCCGGGGCCGTGAAGCCGTCTTGGGGGGCGAGGGCGAGCAAGCGCCTGTTCGACATTCTGCCCTTTTAACAATGGCCGGAGGTGCCGGGCTACCCGACCGTGTGCCATGTCCGCCAAAGTCAACCGGAAGGTGGCCTATTATCCCAAGGATCGCGGGGTTACGAACCGCTCGAGATAACCGGTGCCCGGCGCAATCTCGTCCCATCCGTCGAGATCGAGATCGATGGCAGCAAGTCCCGCCGTCGGGAACTTTTCCCGCATGCGTCCCACGGCATCGGCATCGCCGTCCGCCACGATAAGCGAGGCCGCATTCGCCATGCCGGGATTGTGGCCAACGATGAGCAGCGTGCGGATATCAGGTTCGACGGCGCGGATCACATCGAGGATCCGCTCGGCCGACACCTCGTAGATATCAGCCGTCTCGTGTTCCGAGACCTTTTTCGAAAAGGCCCGGCGGATGAGGTTCCAGGTTTCCTGCGCCCGGCGGGCCGGCGAGACGAGGGCAAGATCGGGGATCAGCTTTTCGCGCGCCATATAGGTGCCGATGACGGGTGCTGCCTTGCGCCCGCGATCCGCCAATGGCCGTTCACGGTCGGGCACACCGTCGGGCCAGGCGGATTTGGCGTGGCGCAGAAGGATGAGGCGGTGTTTCGGCATGGGGTTGAGCGTCATTCTATCGCGAGGCCGATGTCGTCGGTTAGAGCTTCGTTTCGTGTTGACTCCCGGAGCGGTCCTGCCTTCGCTTTGTCAACATACTGAAAAGTGGCGCTTGTAAGGATTCACCCGTTGAACAGGAGCCATGCGTCGCCGCGTTGGCGTTCGACTGCGAGTACCGCCAGTAATACGATGATCACCAGCCCCATGATCACGAGCAGCCTGCTCAATGGTCTCGTGGACGTTCGAGGCCTTTATGCTGGCGCGAACATCACGATGGTGCGTAAGTAGGCCTTCCAACGGAAGTAAGGTCAACGGGCTGTTCTTTCTCAATGATCAATCTCGCATCCTACTTCGGCCTTTTTGCAGCCGCGCTCGGTGCGGCGACGATCCTGCCGATGCAGTCGGAGCCGGTGCTGGTGGGTCTTCTTCTCACAGGAAAGTTCTCCGTTCCGGCTCTGCTCGCCATCGCCAGCGTCGGCAACACGCTTGGAAGCGTCGTCAACTGGTTCTTGGGCCGCGGCATCGAAAGGTTCCGGGACCGTCGCTGGTTTCCAGTCGGCGAGGAGGCGCTCGAACGTTCGTCCCGCTGGTACCGAAAGTATGGGAAATGGACGCTGCTCCTTTCCTGGATGCCGATATTTGGAGATGCTCTCACGGTTGTCGCCGGAGTGCTCAGGGAGCCGCTGCTTCCGTTCACTATCCTCGTGTTCGTCGCCAAGACGGGCCGCTACGTCGTGCTGACGCTGGCCACGCTACAGTTCCTGGGCTGACCGCTTCCGGCGCGGAAAGACGATCCGATCCACCGTCTCGTCGCGGGCGACGAGCGTGTGCCAGGCGGCAGCGGCGAAGTGCAGCGCGACCATAGCCAATATGATCTTCGATCCGACAACGTGATAAGGGGCGATCCGGAACCAGAAGTAGCTCGCGAGGAATCCCGTGCAGGCCTGCCCGATGATCGCGGCGTAGAAGGCGTAGTGCAGCATCGTTGCCGCCCGCCCTGCCCAGGTGCTGGGTTGGTTGGTCTGAGGTGGCTGCACGACACGAAGAACCAGCCGCAGACCCATCAGCAGGCCGATCGCAATTCCTGCGTAGTTGTGGAGGTGGTGCTGGACGACGTCCCAGTACGAGGGTGTCATGCCCATGTGGACAGCGTGGTGGGTTCTCTCGATGCTGCCGCCCGTCAGATACTGGACCGGCACCAGGAGGGCGACCAGCCAGTGAAGTCCTATCTGGGCCAGCGAATAGCCGCCTTTCATCGATTCCCCCCGCACGAGAGACGCAGACTAGCCGGCAGCGGTTAATGGTTTCTGATCGGCAGGTGGCCGAAACACGAGCCGCCCGGATCACCGCTGCTTGGAACATTTCTGCTCACATATGGTTGTATGGCGGAACGGAAAACCAGCCAAATGAGACTTGGGAGCATATTCCGCTACGCGCAGGTGCTGGTCGTCGCCCTGATGATTGCGGCGAATCCTTTCGGCATCGCCACGCCCTTGGCGCCTCTCCAAGGTCGGCACTGTGCGGTCGCCGCGGAGCATCACCACCTCGGGAATTCTTGCGGACACCGGACGGCGTGCTGTTCCGCAATGCACTGCTGCCAGATACTCCCGGAACGCGATGCCATTGCGGCTCCTCGGACCGAATCCATGCGCCATGACAGTGTGCCGGAGAGCTACCGGCCGCTGCTGTTGATCCGGCCAATCGATCCTCCTCCCCGAGATTTTCCCGCCTGAGCCCAATCCATCCTCAATCATATATCGGAGCACGATCATGAACACCCTCGCCACTCTCGCTTTTTCCGCGGCTGTCGCCACTGTCTCGTTCGCAATCCTACCGCCTGCCGCTTCTGCCCAGTCGGCGATGGCCTATCCTGAGAAATGCAAGACCGAAGGCATGAAGACGGACATGTCGAAGAACGACATGTCGACGGGAGGCATGCCTATGGGCGAAATGACCGACTACCAGAAGGCGTCGATGGACGGCATGAAGGACATGCACATGAACATGATGCAAGGAATGATGAAGAAGGACGCCGACGTCTCCTTCGTCTGCGGCATGATCGCCCACCACATGGGTGCGATCAGCATGTCGGAAGTTGAACTCAAATACGGCGACAACGAAGGTGCCAGGCAGATGGCCCAGAAGATCATCGATGCCCAGAAGAAGGAGATCGAAGAGATGTCCAAATGGGTGGACAAGGAAGCAAAGTAGGAGATTCCGTCATGCATCACATATCGACCGAGATGAAGGCCTGCATCGACAATTGCCTGGCCTGCTACAGCGAATGCCTGTCGATGGCCATGGGCCATTGCCTGGAACTCGGCGGAGACCACACGAAACCCCCGCACTTCAAGCTGATGATGGCCTGCGCGGAGATCTGCCGGACCTCTGCGCATTTCATGCTGATCGGCTCGGATCACCACAAGCATGTCTGCCGGGAATGCGCCGAAATCTGCGCCCAATGCGCCGAGGACTGCGAGCGGATCGGCGACATGCAGAGCTGCGTCGAGGCCTGCCGCCGTTGTGCCGAGAGCTGCAGCAAGATGGCGGCGTGAGGGCGTCCGCCTTCGTCTTGCCCAGTTGAACACGGATATCCGTCGCAGGTGGCATGGCGACGGATTTCGGAACGCAGCATTTATGAGACAGACCGATTACGTGATCAAGTGTGGACTGGTTGCCTTGATGGGCGCGGTCTTGACAGCGGTGGCGACGCTTGCCGCCGAGGACGTCGTCGCGCTTCGGCAGGCGGACATGAAGGCTATGGCGGCGGCTGCGAAGACGATCTCGGGCATGTTTAAGGATCCCTCGAGCTACAGCGCTGCCGAGTTCAGGTGGGCCGCCGGCACCATCCGTGACAAAGCAGGGAGTGTCCTCTCCGGACACTTCACATCCGAGGCCGCCAGCCCGCAATCGAAGGCCCGTCCGAACATCCTCGATGAGCGGGATCGGTTCGATCGCATTGCGAACGACCTGCGCGACTACGCTGTCGCATTGGACGCCGCCGCGGAGAAAAATCCCGGACCGATGCCTGCCAGCATGCGTATGAAACCTGGAGAAGCCATGGGTGGCGGCCCGCTCGGTACCCAGGTCCGCGGTGAGCAGGAGCTCTCGGCGATGCCCGCGGAACACGCCTTCCACCTCATGCTCCAGACCTGTACGACCTGCCATGCCAAATTCAGGATGGAATGAGGGCGGCACTGGCATCGGAAATTGCTCGCAAAAAGTTCCAGGGTCGTGTGGAGCGAGGATGATCCAGATCTTAATGAGAGGGCTGGATTGAGGCAGCTACCGCCCGCCGTGTTCCGTCTTCAGCCCTGTGAGCCCGAAGCGGGTGTTGATCGCGGGCGATGGCGCTTCATTGCCCATATTGGCGAACTCGTCGATGATCGGGCAGTCGGGCCGCTCGTCGCCGTGGCAGTGCTTGACGAGATGCTTGAGCGTGGCCGTCATTGCGTGGATCGCCGCCGCCTTGCGCTCGAGTTCCTCGATGTGCTCGCGGGCGATGCTCTTCACGTCGGCGCTCGCTCTCGACCTATCCCGCCAGAGGGCCAGCAGCGTCTTCATCTGTTCGATGGAGAAGCCCAGGTCCCGGGCTCTGCGTATGAACCGCAGGGTGTGGATATCGTTCTCGCCGTAGGTTCGGTAGCTGGACTCCGTGCGATGCGCGGGCGTGATCAGCTTTATCTGCTCGTAGTACCGGATCATCTTGGCCGACACGCCGCTGACCTTTGCTGCTTCTCCGATGTTCATTTTGCGCTCCTGTGAATACGGAAGGTGCGCCGTCGGTGACGACGCTGTGCCTCAAAGTTGGATTCGGCGAAGGCGGAGGGCATTACCGAGGACGAATACGCTCGATATGGCCATAGCGCCGGCGGCGAAGATTGGCGAAAGCAGGGTGCCGTTGACCGGGTAGAGAATGCCGGCCGCAACTGGCACCAGGCTGGCGTTGTACACGAACGCCCAGAACAGATTTTGCTTGATGTTCCGGATAGTCGCGTGGCTCAGCTCGACGGCCCTGACGACGCTAGTGAGGTCTCCGGACATCAGCACGACGTCGGCGCTCTCAATGGCGATGTCGGTGCCTGTGCCGACGGCAAGTCCTACGTCCGCTTCCGTCAGGGCCGGGGCGTCGTTGATGCCGTCGCCGACAAAGGCGACCTTGCCGCCTTCGCGCAGCCGCTTGACGGCCTCAACCTTGCCGTCCGGCCGCACCTCCGCGATCACCCGGTCGATGCCAAGCTGGGCGGCGACAGCCTCCGCGGTGCGACGGTTGTCTCCCGTGATCATCGCCACTTCAAGGCCAAGGGCATGCAGGGACCTGATCGCCTCGGGCGTCGTCTCCTTGACGGGGTCCGACACGGCGACGATCGCCGCAAGCCTGCCGTCCACGGCGACATAGAGCGGAGATCTACCCTTGCTCGAGAGTTCTTCGGCGAGCGGGGCGAATCCTTCCACGGATACGCCCTCGCGAACCAGCGCCCGATCCGCGCCGACGAGCAGCGACCGGCCGGCTACGGATCCGTTCACACCATATCCCGGAGACGCCTCGAATCCTTCCACGCCGCCGAGCGCCAGTCCCTCTGCCTCGGCAGCCTTCACGATGGCTTCGGCGATCGGATGCTCCGACAGCGCCTCGAGGCTTGCAACCCAGGCGAGGACCTCCTCGCGCAGGAAGCCTTCGGCGACCCTGAAGTCGGTTAGCTCCGGCCTGCCCTTCGTCAGCGTTCCGGTCTTGTCCAGGGCGACGACGCGGGCCTCGCGGAGGCTCTGCAGCGCTTCGCCCTTGCGGAACAGAATTCCCAGCTCGGCCGCACGGCCCGTACCGACCATGATCGACGTCGGCGTCGCAAGGCCCATCGCGCACGGGCAGGCGATGATCAGGACGGCGACGGCGTTCACCAGTGCGAAGCTCAGCGCCGGGGAGGGGCCGAGGACCATCCAGGCGCTGAAAGTCAGCAGCGCGGCGACGATGACGGCGGGAACGAACCAGCCTGTCACCCTGTCCACCAGGGCCTGGATCGGCAGCTTGGATCCTTGCGCGGCCTCGACCATCCGGACGATCTGCGCGAGCACGGTATCGGCCCCGACCTTCGTCGCGCGAAACGTGAACGAGCCCGTCTTGTTGATCGTGCCGCCGACCACCTCGCTTCCAACGGATTTCGAGACAGGGACGGGCTCGCCGGTGATCATGGCCTCGTCGACGTAGGAATCACCAGAGACCACCGCACCGTCCACCGGAACCTTCTCTCCGGGTCGGATGCGGATCACGTCCCCGACCACGACCTCGTCGATCTCGACTTCCACGAAGTTCCCGGACCGCTCCACGAAGGCGGTCTTGGCCTGCAGGCCGAGCAGCCGCCTGATCGCCTGGCTCGTCTTTCCCTTCGCGCGGGCTTCGAGGTAGCGGCCGAGCAGTATGAGGGTCACGATGACGGCCGCCGCCTCGTAATAGACGTTCACAGTTCCTACAGGCAGGGCGACCGGGATGAATGTCGCTACGGCGGAATATGCCCAGGCCGCGGAGGTCCCGAGCACCACCAGCGAGTTCATGTCGGGAGCCAGTCGGAGGAGGCTGGGAACGCCCTTCCGGAAGAACGCCAGACCGGGCCCGAACAGGACGATGGTCGCGAGCGCGAATTGCAGGTAGAGGCTCTCCCGCATCCCGAAGGTGTCCATGACGAACTCGTGGACGCCCGGTATGAAGTGCGAGCCCATCTCGATCGCGAACAGCGGCAGAGTGAGAATGGCGGATACACCAAGTCGGACTGCGAGCGAGCGCATCTCGATATTGCGGCGGTCTGCGGCCGCGGGCTTATGCGTCTGGCCTTCGGATTTCGGCTCATATCCAGCCGTGCGGACCGCGTCCTCCAATGCGCGCACGGACGCCGCACCCGCCGCGTAGCGGACGGTCGCCTTCTCGGTCGCCAGATTGACGTCGACCACGCCAGGAACGGCTTTCATAGCGCGCTCGACCCGGGAGACACAGGAGGCGCAGGTCATGCCTTCGACAAGCATCTCCAGGGTCTCGATTCGGGCTTCGTAACCTGCGCTTTCGATGGCTTGCAGGACAGCGGCCGCGTTCACCGTGTCCTTGAATGTCACCGTCGCACGTTCAGTCGCGAGGTTCACTGACGCCGCGTCGACGCCTTGAACGGCCTTGATCGCCCGTTCCACTCTGGCCACGCACGACGCGCACGACATGCCCTCAATTCCGAACTCGGTCAGAATTGGCAACGCTGTCGATTTTTCGATCTTGGATATGGCAGTCATGGGATTGTCCCTTGTTGAACTGCACATATAGGTAATCCTTCCCATCATGGGAAGGTCAAGGTCGGGAGGTGGCGATCGCTGTCTAGTTGCCCAAAAATATGCTAGGCTCTTCTGCAATCTAGGGACGATCGATCGTTGCCCATGATGCAAGCACCAGTAGGAGTGGCGATGGAAAGTGATGTGAAGCAGCGGCAGGACCCGGCTCGAGCGCCGGCCACCGTTGCGTTCATAGATATTGCAGGATTCAGCGCCATCGCGGACGTGTATGGCGACGCGGCCGCGATTGACGTGCTTGAGGTATTCGAGAGCATGGTTCGTGACGCCCTCAGCGGCTATGAACCCCCGATAAAATGGATCGGCGACGAGGCAATGCTGTCGTTTCCTGAGCCCGATACAGCGATCCAGGTACTCGGGTCGCTGTTGCAGGCCTGCCGTAGAGAACCACGGCTACCGCTCACCCGGGCGGGGCTGAACCACGGGCCGGTCACCTGCAGAGCAGGCGATCTCTTTGGATCGACCGTCAACATCGCCGCACGAATAGCCGCGCTCGCGTCGCCCGGTCAATTGCTTGCCACTCAATCCGTTGCCGAGGCGGCTGTCGCCAGAGGTATCTTGGTGCGAGACCTCGGACTGGTGGCGCTCAGATCCGTGGCCGGAGAAATCCCTCTCTATGAGATAGAGCTTGCTCCGTCGGCTGACCCGGCCTGGATCGACCCGGTGTGCAAGATGCATGCACCGTATTCGTCCTATAGGCGGGCCGCCCCAGAGGGGCCGTGGTTTTGTTCGCCGCGCTGTGAGGAAGCATATCGACGGTCGCCGCAGACCTATGAGTCACCCAGGTGATCGTTGCGACTTCGGGGCAGAACGCCTGTCAGCCAGGTGTCCGCTGCGAAATCAGATCTGTCTGAAACTGGATGGATAACCCGCTTTCTCAATGGCCGTATT is part of the Rhizobium bangladeshense genome and encodes:
- a CDS encoding adenylate/guanylate cyclase domain-containing protein translates to MESDVKQRQDPARAPATVAFIDIAGFSAIADVYGDAAAIDVLEVFESMVRDALSGYEPPIKWIGDEAMLSFPEPDTAIQVLGSLLQACRREPRLPLTRAGLNHGPVTCRAGDLFGSTVNIAARIAALASPGQLLATQSVAEAAVARGILVRDLGLVALRSVAGEIPLYEIELAPSADPAWIDPVCKMHAPYSSYRRAAPEGPWFCSPRCEEAYRRSPQTYESPR